The following coding sequences are from one Solea solea chromosome 4, fSolSol10.1, whole genome shotgun sequence window:
- the ins gene encoding insulin: MAALWLQSVSLLVLLMASWPAGAQAVSAPQHLCGSHLVDALYLVCGDRGFFYNPKRDVDPLLGFLPAKVGGASAVAGGENEAAEFAFKDQMEMMVKRGIVEQCCHKPCNIFDLQNYCN; the protein is encoded by the exons TGGCtccagtctgtctctctgctcgTCTTACTGATGGCGTCTTGGCCGGCGGGCGCTCAGGCTGTCTCCGCCCCTCAGCACCTGTGCGGCTCTCACCTGGTCGACGCCCTCTACTTGGTCTGCGGGGACAGAGGCTTCTTCTACAACCCCAAGAGAGACGTGGACCCCCTGCTGG GTTTCCTTCCCGCAAAGGTGGGCGGAGCCTCAGCGGTGGCAGGCGGCGAGAACGAGGCGGCCGAGTTCGCCTTCAAGGACCAGATGGAGATGATGGTGAAGCGCGGCATTGTGGAGCAGTGCTGCCACAAACCCTGCAACATCTTTGACCTCCAGAATTACTGCAACTGA